From the Butyrivibrio fibrisolvens genome, one window contains:
- a CDS encoding RpiB/LacA/LacB family sugar-phosphate isomerase, translating into MKIAMANDHAGTRLKNEIKAYLEKEGYEVVDFGTYDEESCDLSDFVYPAALAVAKGECDKGIFVDGVGYGSALIANKINGIYAAVCQDTFCAQLSRWHTDSNVLCLGAKIIGEMIAMEIVKAWLNTDPLTEEKYRRRVLKVKEINDKHCVPVK; encoded by the coding sequence ATGAAGATTGCAATGGCCAATGATCATGCAGGAACAAGGCTCAAGAATGAGATCAAAGCTTATCTGGAAAAAGAAGGATATGAAGTAGTGGATTTTGGAACCTATGATGAGGAGTCCTGCGATCTTTCGGATTTCGTATATCCGGCTGCTCTTGCAGTTGCCAAGGGCGAGTGCGACAAAGGGATATTTGTAGATGGCGTGGGTTACGGATCAGCGCTTATTGCCAATAAGATAAATGGCATCTATGCAGCTGTCTGTCAGGATACCTTCTGCGCTCAGCTATCACGCTGGCATACTGATTCCAACGTACTGTGTCTTGGAGCTAAGATAATCGGTGAGATGATCGCCATGGAGATCGTCAAGGCATGGCTTAACACAGATCCTCTTACTGAGGAAAAATACCGCCGCAGAGTCCTGAAGGTCAAAGA